In one window of Desulfatiglans anilini DSM 4660 DNA:
- the nrdR gene encoding transcriptional regulator NrdR, translated as MKCPYCGKINNKVIDSRLSKDGRMIRRRRECLACGRRFTTYEKLEELLPMVVKKDGRRENFSREKIISGIRKACQKRPISMTRIEEFVDALELQFQESGKKELSSTDIGERVINELRDWDEVAYVRFASVYRQFRDINEFMSELERMLKSRQETPAE; from the coding sequence ATGAAATGCCCCTACTGTGGAAAGATCAACAACAAAGTCATCGACTCCCGTTTGAGCAAGGATGGGAGGATGATCCGCCGCCGCAGGGAGTGCCTGGCGTGTGGCCGGCGGTTCACCACCTATGAGAAGCTGGAAGAGCTTCTGCCCATGGTGGTGAAGAAAGACGGCCGGAGAGAAAACTTCAGCCGCGAAAAAATCATCTCGGGCATCCGGAAGGCGTGCCAGAAGCGGCCCATCAGCATGACCCGGATCGAAGAATTTGTGGACGCCCTGGAGCTGCAGTTCCAGGAGTCGGGCAAGAAGGAGTTGTCCAGCACGGATATCGGGGAGCGGGTGATCAACGAGCTGAGGGATTGGGATGAAGTGGCCTATGTCCGGTTCGCCTCAGTCTACCGGCAGTTCCGCGATATCAACGAGTTCATGAGCGAACTGGAGCGGATGCTGAAATCCCGGCAGGAGACGCCGGCGGAGTGA
- a CDS encoding deoxycytidylate deaminase: MTRPSWPEYFMTIAETVATRSTCLRRHVGAVLVKDKRILATGYNGAPAGLAHCAEVGCLRNDTSIPSGQRHELCRGLHAEQNAIVQAACHGIAIAGSALYCTNKPCVICSKMIINAGIREVYYREGYDDELADRMLAEAGVRMTRVER; the protein is encoded by the coding sequence GTGACGCGGCCTTCCTGGCCGGAGTATTTCATGACCATCGCGGAGACGGTGGCGACGCGGTCGACCTGCCTGCGGCGCCATGTCGGGGCCGTCCTGGTGAAGGACAAGCGCATTCTGGCGACGGGCTACAACGGAGCTCCTGCGGGGCTCGCGCATTGCGCAGAGGTCGGGTGCCTGAGGAATGACACCTCCATCCCCTCGGGTCAGCGGCATGAGTTGTGCCGCGGGCTGCATGCGGAGCAGAATGCCATCGTGCAGGCGGCCTGCCACGGGATCGCCATTGCCGGCTCCGCCCTCTATTGCACCAACAAGCCCTGTGTCATCTGCTCCAAGATGATCATCAACGCAGGGATCCGCGAGGTCTATTACCGAGAGGGGTATGACGACGAACTGGCGGACCGGATGCTGGCCGAGGCCGGGGTGAGGATGACCAGGGTCGAGCGATGA
- the glyA gene encoding serine hydroxymethyltransferase, whose protein sequence is MRDRSLKEADSEVFEAIGREVAREQDGLVMIASENYASRAVMEAQGSVMTNKYAEGYPGARYYGGCEYVDTVEHLAIERARTLFGAEYANVQPHSGSQANMGIYISFLEPGDTILGMGLAQGGHLTHGSAVSFSGKLYNAVSYGVHPESHRIDYDQVRDLTRRHKPRLIIAGASAYPRYIDFDLFAEIAHENDAYLMADMAHIAGLVAAGLHPTPIGRADFVTTTTHKTLRGPRGGLILSDARYGEKLDKGIFPGIQGGPLMHVIAAKAVALGEALGTEFTAYQKQVVQNAKVLGEALIGFGFELVSGGTDNHLLLLNLSNRSLTGKDAEAALVRAGIVANKNAIPYDRRGPKITSGLRLGTPALTTRGMGAEEMRLIAGWIRNVLERPESEETLAAVGREVRELCRRFPVYAHLEGGVV, encoded by the coding sequence TTGCGGGACAGATCTTTGAAGGAAGCGGACAGTGAGGTTTTCGAGGCCATAGGGCGGGAGGTTGCGCGCGAGCAGGACGGGCTCGTCATGATTGCGTCCGAGAACTATGCCAGCCGCGCCGTCATGGAGGCGCAGGGCTCCGTGATGACCAACAAGTATGCTGAGGGTTACCCCGGAGCGCGCTATTACGGCGGATGCGAATACGTCGACACGGTGGAGCATCTCGCCATCGAGCGTGCCCGAACGCTGTTCGGGGCGGAATACGCCAATGTCCAGCCGCATTCCGGTTCGCAGGCCAACATGGGCATCTATATCTCTTTTCTGGAGCCGGGGGACACCATCCTGGGGATGGGGCTGGCCCAGGGGGGGCATCTGACGCACGGGAGCGCGGTCAGTTTTTCGGGGAAGCTCTACAATGCGGTGTCCTACGGCGTGCACCCCGAATCGCACCGGATCGATTACGACCAGGTGCGCGATCTGACCCGGCGGCACAAACCGCGTCTGATCATCGCCGGTGCGAGCGCCTACCCCCGTTACATCGACTTCGATCTTTTCGCTGAAATCGCCCATGAGAACGACGCCTACCTGATGGCCGACATGGCGCATATCGCCGGCCTCGTGGCGGCCGGGTTGCACCCGACGCCGATCGGACGGGCGGATTTCGTGACCACCACGACCCACAAAACGTTGCGCGGACCTCGCGGCGGGCTCATCCTGTCGGATGCGAGATACGGGGAAAAACTCGACAAGGGGATCTTCCCGGGGATTCAGGGAGGCCCCCTGATGCATGTGATCGCCGCCAAGGCGGTGGCCCTGGGGGAGGCGCTCGGCACGGAGTTCACCGCTTACCAGAAGCAGGTGGTCCAGAACGCGAAGGTGCTGGGTGAGGCACTGATAGGCTTCGGCTTCGAACTGGTCTCCGGAGGGACCGACAACCACCTGCTTTTGCTCAACCTGAGCAACCGGAGCCTGACGGGCAAGGATGCGGAGGCCGCCCTTGTCAGGGCAGGCATCGTCGCCAACAAGAACGCCATACCCTATGACCGGCGCGGTCCGAAGATCACGAGCGGCCTGCGGCTCGGGACGCCGGCGCTGACCACGCGGGGGATGGGAGCCGAAGAAATGCGCCTGATCGCCGGTTGGATCCGCAACGTGCTCGAGCGCCCGGAATCGGAGGAGACGCTTGCGGCCGTCGGCAGGGAGGTGCGGGAGTTGTGCCGCCGGTTCCCCGTTTACGCCCACCTCGAGGGGGGTGTGGTGTGA
- the rpiB gene encoding ribose 5-phosphate isomerase B produces the protein MNIIIGSDHAGFGLKEACRRHLSETSNHRVVDAGTFDCASIDYPRVAHQVAQAVANGEYERGILICGTGIGMSMVANRYRKVRAALCHELYTVRMARMHNDANVLAMGGRVIGEGIALEMVDLFLETPFEGGRHALRVSQFD, from the coding sequence ATGAATATTATCATCGGTTCAGACCATGCCGGCTTCGGGCTCAAAGAGGCCTGCAGGCGCCATTTGAGCGAAACGTCGAACCACCGTGTCGTGGATGCGGGAACCTTCGACTGTGCTTCCATAGATTACCCGCGGGTCGCACACCAGGTGGCGCAGGCGGTGGCGAACGGCGAATACGAGCGGGGCATCCTGATCTGCGGCACCGGCATCGGGATGAGCATGGTGGCCAACCGCTATCGGAAGGTGCGGGCGGCGCTGTGCCACGAACTGTACACGGTCAGGATGGCGCGTATGCACAATGACGCGAATGTCCTCGCCATGGGCGGGCGGGTGATCGGCGAGGGGATCGCCCTCGAGATGGTGGACCTTTTTCTCGAGACCCCCTTCGAAGGGGGTCGGCATGCGCTGCGGGTGTCGCAGTTCGATTGA
- the fabF gene encoding beta-ketoacyl-ACP synthase II, whose amino-acid sequence MAKRVVITGMGMVSPLGTGVQKNWEAVIAGKSGIGRITKFDPSPFASQIAGEVKDFDPSDFMDKQEIRRFDVFIHYAVASAKMAMADSGLKIDASNAGRVGCVTGSGLGGLAMLEHYHEVLLEKGPRRISPFFIPGIIANMAPGQIAIEFGAMGPNLSIETACAASAHAVGESFRMIREGVCDAMITGGAEAVVTPLALGGFCSMKALSTRNDEPEKASRPFDLDRDGFIMGEGAGILILEELEHARSRGAPIYAEIVGYGLSGDAHHVSAPHPDGAGAILCMRMALDFAGMKPEEIDCINAHGTSTKLNDAAENRAIKAVFGEHAAKIAVSSTKSMTGHLLGGAGGVEAIFSVLTLKEGIIPPTINYETPDPECDLDYVPNVARQAAVRTVMSNSFGFGGTNASLLFKRYEPEAR is encoded by the coding sequence ATGGCCAAGCGGGTTGTCATAACGGGCATGGGCATGGTGAGCCCTCTCGGAACCGGCGTACAGAAAAATTGGGAGGCGGTCATCGCCGGGAAATCGGGCATCGGCCGGATCACGAAGTTCGATCCGTCGCCCTTCGCGAGCCAGATCGCTGGAGAGGTCAAGGATTTCGATCCGTCCGATTTCATGGATAAGCAGGAAATCAGGCGGTTCGACGTGTTCATCCATTATGCCGTGGCCTCGGCGAAGATGGCGATGGCGGACTCGGGCCTCAAGATCGATGCATCCAATGCCGGGCGCGTGGGCTGCGTTACGGGCTCCGGCCTGGGCGGCTTGGCCATGCTGGAGCATTATCACGAGGTTCTGCTGGAAAAGGGGCCTCGGAGAATCAGCCCCTTCTTCATTCCAGGGATCATCGCCAATATGGCTCCGGGCCAGATCGCCATCGAATTCGGAGCCATGGGGCCGAACCTTTCGATCGAGACGGCGTGTGCGGCGAGCGCGCACGCCGTCGGGGAGTCCTTTCGAATGATCCGTGAGGGGGTGTGCGATGCCATGATCACCGGCGGGGCCGAGGCGGTGGTCACTCCGCTCGCGCTCGGTGGATTCTGTTCGATGAAGGCCCTGTCCACGCGCAACGACGAACCCGAGAAGGCCTCCCGTCCTTTCGATCTAGACCGGGACGGGTTTATCATGGGAGAGGGCGCGGGGATCCTGATCCTCGAAGAACTCGAACACGCCAGATCCAGGGGCGCGCCGATCTATGCCGAGATCGTCGGCTACGGGCTCAGCGGGGATGCCCACCATGTCTCCGCGCCGCATCCGGACGGGGCGGGAGCGATCCTCTGCATGCGGATGGCACTTGACTTCGCCGGCATGAAGCCCGAAGAAATCGATTGCATCAACGCCCACGGCACCTCCACGAAATTGAACGATGCCGCGGAAAACCGCGCGATCAAGGCCGTCTTCGGGGAGCATGCCGCGAAGATCGCCGTAAGTTCGACCAAATCGATGACCGGTCATTTGCTGGGCGGGGCGGGCGGCGTGGAAGCCATCTTTTCGGTCTTGACCCTGAAGGAGGGCATCATTCCCCCGACGATCAATTATGAGACCCCTGACCCGGAATGCGACCTCGATTATGTCCCGAACGTCGCCCGTCAGGCCGCGGTGCGGACTGTCATGTCCAATTCTTTCGGCTTTGGAGGGACCAACGCTTCGCTGCTTTTCAAACGCTACGAGCCCGAGGCTCGATAA
- the acpP gene encoding acyl carrier protein yields the protein MGQVEEKVKKIICEQLDVPEEDVVPEASFVDDLGADSLDQVELIMAMEEEFDISIPDEDAEKIATVQDAINYIKKTIG from the coding sequence ATGGGTCAGGTGGAAGAAAAGGTTAAGAAGATTATCTGTGAACAGCTGGATGTGCCCGAGGAAGACGTGGTTCCCGAGGCCTCTTTCGTGGACGATCTTGGGGCTGATTCGCTGGATCAGGTCGAACTGATCATGGCGATGGAAGAAGAGTTCGATATTTCGATCCCGGATGAAGACGCGGAAAAAATCGCCACGGTCCAGGACGCCATCAACTACATCAAGAAAACGATCGGTTGA
- the fabG gene encoding 3-oxoacyl-[acyl-carrier-protein] reductase, protein MGEIASRIVLITGGSRGIGRATAYAFAEEGARLVLAHYDPDETAADETLAVLKSRGVEAESHRVDISSYAAAAALIDDIVERFGRVDVLVNNAGITRDKILVRMSEEEWDAVIRVNLKSVFNCTQAVLKPMMKQRAGCIVSISSVVAERGNFGQGNYAASKAGILGFTRSVAREVASRAIRVNAVAPGFIETDMTAVLPEKVKASFIEQIPLGRMGQSEDVANAVYWLCSNKAAYLTGQVIHVNGGLYM, encoded by the coding sequence ATGGGAGAAATAGCTTCCCGAATCGTATTGATCACAGGAGGATCCAGGGGAATCGGCCGGGCCACGGCCTATGCCTTTGCGGAAGAAGGCGCCCGCCTGGTCCTGGCCCACTATGATCCGGACGAGACAGCCGCCGACGAGACCCTTGCCGTGTTAAAGTCGCGGGGGGTCGAGGCGGAGAGCCACCGTGTCGACATCTCTTCCTACGCTGCGGCGGCGGCGCTGATAGATGACATCGTCGAGCGGTTCGGCCGCGTCGATGTCCTGGTGAACAATGCCGGCATCACCCGCGACAAGATCCTCGTGCGGATGAGCGAAGAGGAATGGGACGCCGTCATCCGGGTGAACCTGAAAAGCGTCTTCAACTGCACTCAGGCCGTATTGAAGCCGATGATGAAGCAGCGGGCGGGCTGCATCGTCAGCATCTCGTCGGTCGTGGCCGAACGCGGCAATTTCGGACAGGGCAACTACGCAGCTTCGAAGGCGGGGATCCTGGGGTTTACCCGGAGCGTGGCGCGTGAGGTGGCCTCCCGTGCGATCCGAGTCAATGCGGTGGCCCCGGGTTTCATCGAGACGGATATGACGGCGGTCCTGCCCGAGAAGGTGAAGGCAAGCTTTATCGAGCAGATTCCTCTGGGCAGGATGGGGCAGTCCGAGGATGTGGCCAACGCGGTTTACTGGCTCTGTTCGAACAAGGCCGCCTATCTGACGGGGCAGGTCATCCACGTCAACGGCGGGCTGTACATGTAA
- the plsX gene encoding phosphate acyltransferase PlsX — protein sequence MIVAVDAMGGDFAPDAVVEGAVAAAKERGIEVLLVGREPEIRRSLRSQRGESRVSVHHCEDVVEMGESPLKAVRGKKSASIRVAFELVKAGKAQAVVSAGNSGATLAAGLLTLGKLDGVDRPGIATLLPSPSGPVVLIDAGANVDCRPSHLLQFGLMAHAFSAACFGVRRPRTALLNIGEEVSKGNEQVRAAWDLFRRSPLHFIGNVEGRDILSGAADVIVCDGFVGNVVLKLIEGLSDQMEALMRAELRRSAAGRLLLLAGGRALARARRVLDYAEYGGAPLLGIQGVGMVCHGGSPPRAIKNAVILSARYVENRVLDKMAEQLMSVSSLNNGDEKQLVS from the coding sequence ATGATCGTAGCGGTTGATGCCATGGGTGGGGATTTTGCACCGGACGCCGTCGTCGAGGGGGCCGTTGCGGCAGCCAAAGAACGCGGCATCGAGGTGCTCCTGGTGGGCCGTGAGCCGGAGATCCGCCGGTCCCTCCGTTCTCAGCGCGGCGAGTCGCGCGTTTCCGTCCATCACTGCGAAGATGTCGTGGAGATGGGCGAATCGCCGCTGAAGGCGGTCCGCGGCAAGAAGAGCGCCTCCATCCGTGTAGCGTTCGAACTTGTCAAGGCGGGCAAGGCGCAGGCGGTGGTCAGCGCCGGCAACTCGGGCGCTACGCTGGCTGCGGGGCTTCTGACGCTCGGCAAGCTCGATGGCGTCGATCGGCCGGGCATCGCAACCCTGCTTCCTTCGCCATCAGGCCCCGTAGTCCTCATCGACGCTGGTGCGAACGTGGACTGCCGGCCGTCGCATCTCCTGCAGTTCGGTTTGATGGCGCATGCGTTCTCCGCGGCCTGTTTCGGAGTCCGTCGGCCGAGAACCGCCCTCCTGAACATCGGTGAAGAGGTCAGCAAGGGAAACGAGCAGGTGCGCGCGGCCTGGGATCTCTTCCGGCGAAGCCCCCTCCATTTCATCGGGAATGTCGAAGGGCGGGACATCCTTTCGGGCGCGGCCGATGTCATCGTCTGCGATGGCTTTGTGGGCAACGTAGTCCTTAAGCTGATCGAAGGCTTGAGTGATCAGATGGAGGCGTTGATGCGGGCCGAACTGCGCCGGTCGGCGGCGGGCCGCCTGTTGCTGTTGGCCGGGGGGCGCGCCCTGGCGCGGGCGCGCAGGGTGCTCGATTATGCCGAGTACGGCGGGGCGCCGCTTCTGGGGATTCAGGGCGTCGGCATGGTGTGCCACGGCGGGTCGCCGCCCAGGGCCATCAAGAATGCCGTCATCCTGTCGGCCCGTTATGTCGAAAACCGGGTGCTGGATAAGATGGCCGAGCAGTTGATGTCGGTCAGTTCCCTGAACAACGGCGATGAGAAACAGCTGGTTTCCTGA
- the rpmF gene encoding 50S ribosomal protein L32 yields the protein MAVPKKRKSRAKRDTRRAHDHVTLPNLSTCPQCHEPVLPHRVCPECGTYKGRVVIAKEES from the coding sequence ATGGCTGTTCCCAAGAAACGTAAATCCAGAGCGAAGCGTGATACGCGCAGGGCGCATGACCATGTAACACTTCCCAACCTGTCCACGTGCCCGCAGTGCCATGAGCCGGTGCTTCCCCATCGGGTATGCCCTGAGTGCGGCACCTACAAAGGCAGAGTGGTGATCGCCAAAGAAGAGAGTTGA
- a CDS encoding YceD family protein, which yields METGLKSPNGVDAVYMAVERAGLVQRKQRPGGGRKGSSPLIIDLRTITAPHREFSFELTPGWWRSEGPDDPILGLDGPVSVSATLSRLGTKFVLEGRVSGRLKVPCDRCLETYILPVDASFRLFLVLPPAGEGADEIELTEEDLATDYITTNEIDLAELVREQIYLSLPMKLICREDCRGICPRCGVNLNEAACRCEEDRTNPAFAKLKTLKIQGD from the coding sequence ATGGAAACCGGATTGAAGAGTCCGAATGGTGTCGATGCGGTTTATATGGCCGTCGAACGGGCGGGGCTCGTCCAGCGGAAACAGCGGCCGGGCGGCGGCCGGAAAGGATCCAGCCCGTTGATCATCGATCTGCGAACCATCACTGCGCCCCACCGGGAGTTCAGCTTTGAGCTGACGCCGGGCTGGTGGCGGTCCGAAGGCCCCGACGATCCCATTCTGGGGCTGGATGGACCCGTTTCCGTCTCGGCGACGCTGTCCCGGTTGGGCACCAAGTTCGTCCTGGAAGGGCGTGTGAGCGGGAGGCTGAAGGTTCCCTGTGACCGCTGCCTCGAGACCTATATCCTCCCGGTCGATGCCTCGTTCCGTTTGTTCCTGGTGCTGCCTCCGGCCGGGGAGGGCGCAGACGAGATCGAGCTGACCGAGGAGGACCTCGCCACCGATTATATCACCACCAACGAAATCGATCTGGCCGAGCTGGTCCGGGAGCAGATCTATCTGTCGCTGCCGATGAAACTGATTTGCCGGGAAGACTGCCGGGGGATCTGCCCCCGCTGCGGGGTGAACCTGAACGAAGCGGCCTGCCGCTGCGAGGAAGACCGGACGAATCCGGCCTTTGCTAAATTGAAAACCTTAAAGATCCAAGGAGATTGA